From the Leptospira biflexa serovar Patoc strain 'Patoc 1 (Paris)' genome, one window contains:
- a CDS encoding FAD-dependent oxidoreductase: MGIPTFNEKIITPKKHAETIKTQQIQNGKWELTADVVIIGSGAGGAVAARELAKNGWKVVLIEEGSYFTPAQFNSDEFLSQARLYRDAGFIVTEEQTLSILQGKSIGGSTTVNWQTSLYPPDYVTNEWNERFGWQGYSREEMDPFVSEVHERLGVHEVPDNLINANNNVLRVGGKKLGLTPLVLRNNNRGCIGLGRCGLGCPINAKQSTFLTWIPDAIEAGATVVSNMRAVKIRDGKIKTVVAEFTPDAYEKAPSEIIETMEIKAPVVIVSAGAIEGPALLQRSGIGNGWVGRNLKVHPTSTIFGKFDSEIKMFQGPPQSIVIKDGHNQNGTGYGYWLEAAPYRPTLASSLVPFYGKQQFDVMKDFTKYNAGIVLVRDGADGEANASVKYSLGRRKVYFELTPTDGLNMLKGLKSLAEVTVAAGAKELIFPFTRFTEPYKVTGNDNFDWILKESTRPGDLTVGSAHPHGSIQSANDPEKGAVDLNLEIYGHKNIFVMDASVYPTGLSVNPQITTMSIVLRASRNLASQKEERTKV, from the coding sequence ATGGGAATTCCTACATTTAACGAAAAAATCATCACTCCAAAAAAACACGCAGAAACCATCAAAACCCAACAAATCCAAAATGGAAAATGGGAACTCACAGCAGATGTTGTGATCATTGGATCTGGCGCAGGTGGAGCAGTCGCGGCGAGAGAACTTGCAAAAAACGGATGGAAGGTAGTCCTCATCGAAGAGGGAAGTTATTTCACACCGGCACAATTCAATTCAGACGAATTTTTATCACAAGCTAGACTTTACCGCGATGCAGGTTTTATTGTCACCGAAGAACAAACGTTATCGATACTACAAGGAAAGTCGATCGGTGGCTCCACAACTGTCAATTGGCAAACTTCTTTGTACCCTCCCGATTACGTAACCAACGAATGGAATGAACGATTCGGTTGGCAAGGTTATTCAAGAGAAGAAATGGATCCTTTTGTTTCAGAAGTACATGAACGATTAGGTGTCCATGAAGTTCCGGATAACTTAATCAATGCGAACAATAATGTCTTACGAGTGGGCGGAAAAAAACTGGGACTCACACCTCTCGTCCTTCGTAATAATAACAGAGGTTGTATTGGACTTGGACGATGTGGACTCGGTTGTCCTATCAATGCGAAACAATCCACATTTCTCACTTGGATCCCTGATGCGATTGAAGCAGGTGCCACTGTGGTTTCCAATATGCGTGCCGTCAAAATTCGTGATGGCAAAATCAAAACCGTTGTGGCTGAGTTTACACCCGATGCGTATGAAAAAGCTCCCTCTGAAATCATTGAAACCATGGAGATCAAAGCGCCAGTTGTGATCGTGAGTGCTGGTGCCATTGAAGGCCCTGCTCTTTTGCAAAGGAGTGGGATTGGCAATGGTTGGGTCGGAAGGAATTTAAAAGTCCATCCAACTTCCACGATTTTTGGAAAATTTGATTCCGAAATCAAAATGTTCCAAGGCCCACCACAATCCATCGTGATCAAAGATGGTCACAACCAAAATGGAACCGGTTATGGGTATTGGTTAGAAGCGGCTCCATACAGACCTACACTTGCGTCTTCCCTTGTTCCGTTTTACGGCAAACAGCAGTTTGACGTAATGAAAGATTTTACCAAGTACAATGCAGGCATTGTACTTGTTCGTGATGGAGCGGATGGAGAAGCGAATGCAAGTGTGAAGTATAGTTTAGGCCGTAGAAAGGTGTATTTTGAACTCACACCAACTGATGGATTGAATATGCTCAAAGGTTTAAAGTCTCTCGCAGAGGTAACAGTTGCCGCTGGAGCCAAAGAATTGATTTTTCCTTTTACCAGATTCACTGAACCATACAAAGTCACAGGAAACGATAACTTTGATTGGATCTTAAAAGAAAGCACAAGACCTGGCGACTTAACCGTTGGATCAGCTCACCCGCATGGTTCTATCCAATCAGCAAATGATCCAGAGAAGGGTGCCGTTGATTTAAATTTGGAAATTTATGGTCATAAAAACATATTTGTCATGGATGCCTCAGTTTACCCTACAGGACTTTCGGTGAACCCACAAATAACGACAATGAGTATAGTTCTCAGAGCTTCACGTAATTTGGCTTCGCAAAAAGAAGAAAGAACGAAGGTCTAA
- a CDS encoding TRL-like family protein, with amino-acid sequence MLLIFFQLTSVSCANPGFGPRGLLFTKTKIGVYGTGEPSKRRVTSCVHSILGLVSFGDASFEFLKSRSKIQTVTETNWTTLAILGMYANLCVEISGNE; translated from the coding sequence TTGTTACTGATTTTTTTTCAACTAACATCGGTCAGCTGTGCAAACCCGGGTTTTGGTCCAAGAGGTTTGTTATTCACAAAAACAAAAATTGGTGTTTATGGGACAGGTGAACCTTCCAAAAGGCGAGTGACATCTTGTGTCCACTCCATCTTAGGATTGGTTTCCTTTGGGGATGCGTCCTTCGAATTTTTAAAATCAAGATCTAAAATCCAGACTGTAACAGAAACCAATTGGACCACTCTGGCCATTCTTGGAATGTATGCAAATCTCTGCGTCGAAATCTCAGGTAACGAATGA
- a CDS encoding TRL-like family protein — translation MLPILLPYRKDLSPKQTLKQGKSCLKRMGILYVTGDASIESATKNASIREVFRIEKEATNYLSLYSTLCTVVWGI, via the coding sequence ATGCTTCCTATACTCTTGCCTTATCGGAAAGACCTCTCCCCCAAACAAACGTTAAAACAAGGAAAGTCCTGTCTCAAACGTATGGGAATATTGTATGTTACGGGAGATGCAAGTATCGAATCAGCTACAAAAAATGCTAGCATCCGAGAAGTATTCCGAATTGAAAAAGAGGCAACGAATTACCTCTCTCTTTATTCGACACTATGCACTGTAGTTTGGGGGATTTAG
- the pepN gene encoding aminopeptidase N, with protein sequence MKQTLAILIIGFLLIFQHCRLTKPNYHLTLQEAEYRYETIENIKYNLDIQLSTKDSFTGKVDIQFVGKRIRDLRLDYFQGEIKSIVFNDEPLTQFEYKNGQVQLPSDRMMIGNNSLSIRFETPFAKTGNGLHKFLDPDDKETYIYSQFEAFHANKMFPCFDQPDLKATFQLSVTAPKNWKVISTTLPTSETKTENPEEVLHQFPESKKISTYVFSLHAGPYQVWEDSYESIPLRLFVRKSLAKYIDPKDWFLFTKDGFAFFNSYFGIPYPFQKYDQIIVPEFNFGAMENVAAVTFSERFVSRSPMTRNQRENLSDVILHEMAHMWFGNLVTMKWWNGLWLNESFATYMASLAQAKNSEFQETWISFFEKMKQWAYEEDSFSTNHPVEAKVNDTEEAFTQFDGITYGKGASVLKQLVFFIGEESFQKGVQNYLRKYSYSNSTLVDFLKELEFASGFSMKKWSKDWLETKGTNQIELTTICADNHLYGKIVQSAPGPENKLRDHKTVLGLYFFDRSNKQISYEEFPVVYSGRSSQAILQVKSCPDYVFINAEDHDFAIWSWTSVNKDNLEFVLEFDNDPMRKLILWTDYFRQVSLANLSFDEFKETAIRLYPMETDTKIKRWLLSRLTSDTGSSYFTSRFWFPESKRNNHLDSLQNFILSELTKAKAGSDEQKYLFLSLIDSSFTESSQKRLYEILENKLSFPGLKLDQDLRWNMIVKLSSLAIDRNKIQTMIDREKKLDPSNRGVNSSLAAEAAEPNPKIKDKWIQILLNPKASDYSSSTLRVVSYSLFPEHQKGIQLQFLDTYFAALDKFQHTDDENYLDAFAKSLAPDFCTDETLLILKKFTNNHPKLPASVKKTLWKQIDSEKRCIQIKNKHKDLILE encoded by the coding sequence ATGAAACAAACACTTGCCATTCTCATCATTGGATTTTTATTAATTTTCCAACACTGTCGTTTGACAAAACCCAATTATCACCTAACGTTACAAGAAGCCGAATATCGCTATGAAACAATTGAAAACATTAAGTACAATTTAGACATTCAATTATCAACTAAGGATAGTTTTACGGGAAAAGTGGACATTCAATTTGTTGGGAAAAGAATCCGCGACTTACGATTGGATTATTTCCAAGGTGAAATCAAATCGATTGTCTTCAATGATGAACCACTGACCCAATTTGAATATAAAAACGGACAAGTGCAGTTGCCTTCAGATCGAATGATGATTGGAAACAATTCGCTTTCCATTAGATTCGAAACTCCTTTTGCCAAAACGGGGAATGGCCTACACAAATTTTTGGACCCCGATGACAAAGAAACCTATATCTACTCCCAATTTGAAGCCTTTCACGCGAACAAAATGTTTCCTTGTTTTGACCAACCCGATTTAAAAGCGACGTTCCAACTGAGTGTAACGGCTCCTAAAAACTGGAAGGTGATCTCTACCACTCTTCCAACTTCAGAAACAAAAACTGAAAATCCAGAGGAAGTGTTACACCAATTCCCTGAATCTAAAAAAATCTCTACGTATGTGTTTTCCTTACACGCAGGACCCTACCAAGTTTGGGAAGACAGTTACGAATCCATCCCACTTCGATTGTTTGTTCGAAAATCATTAGCAAAGTACATTGATCCCAAAGATTGGTTTTTGTTTACTAAAGATGGATTTGCGTTTTTTAATTCCTATTTTGGAATCCCATATCCGTTCCAAAAATATGATCAAATCATTGTACCTGAATTTAATTTTGGAGCGATGGAAAATGTAGCGGCCGTTACATTCTCAGAACGATTTGTTTCTCGCTCACCGATGACACGAAACCAAAGAGAAAACCTTTCGGATGTGATTTTACACGAAATGGCTCATATGTGGTTTGGAAACTTAGTCACAATGAAGTGGTGGAATGGTCTATGGTTAAACGAAAGTTTTGCAACCTATATGGCAAGTTTGGCCCAAGCTAAAAATTCAGAGTTCCAAGAAACCTGGATTAGTTTTTTTGAAAAAATGAAACAGTGGGCTTATGAAGAAGATAGTTTCAGCACAAACCATCCAGTTGAAGCAAAGGTAAATGATACAGAAGAAGCGTTCACCCAGTTTGATGGGATCACATATGGTAAAGGTGCTTCTGTCTTAAAACAATTGGTATTTTTTATCGGAGAGGAAAGTTTCCAAAAAGGAGTTCAAAATTATTTAAGAAAGTATTCCTACTCCAATTCCACCCTGGTAGACTTTTTAAAGGAACTGGAATTTGCCAGTGGTTTCTCTATGAAAAAATGGTCGAAAGATTGGTTAGAAACCAAAGGAACCAATCAAATTGAACTCACAACGATTTGTGCAGACAACCATCTCTATGGAAAAATTGTCCAATCCGCTCCTGGCCCTGAAAACAAACTCCGAGATCACAAAACTGTCCTTGGTCTTTACTTTTTTGATCGATCCAACAAACAAATATCATACGAAGAATTCCCTGTCGTATATTCTGGCCGATCAAGCCAAGCGATCCTGCAAGTAAAATCATGTCCAGATTATGTATTCATCAATGCAGAAGATCATGACTTTGCCATTTGGAGTTGGACTTCTGTGAACAAAGACAATTTAGAATTTGTCTTAGAGTTTGATAATGATCCTATGCGAAAACTCATTTTATGGACAGACTATTTTCGACAAGTTTCCTTAGCAAATCTCAGTTTTGATGAATTCAAAGAAACTGCCATTCGACTTTACCCAATGGAAACCGATACCAAAATCAAACGTTGGCTCTTATCAAGGCTCACATCAGATACTGGTTCTTCCTATTTCACAAGTCGATTTTGGTTTCCTGAATCCAAACGAAATAACCACTTAGACTCTTTACAAAATTTCATCTTATCTGAGTTAACGAAAGCAAAGGCCGGAAGTGATGAACAAAAGTATCTGTTCCTTTCACTGATCGATTCAAGTTTTACCGAATCCAGTCAGAAAAGACTGTATGAAATTTTGGAGAATAAACTCAGTTTTCCAGGTTTGAAACTGGACCAAGACTTACGTTGGAATATGATCGTAAAGTTAAGTTCCCTTGCAATTGACCGAAACAAAATCCAAACAATGATCGATCGTGAAAAAAAATTAGATCCATCGAACCGTGGTGTGAATTCCAGTTTGGCGGCGGAAGCGGCAGAACCAAATCCCAAGATCAAAGACAAATGGATCCAAATTTTACTCAATCCGAAAGCAAGTGATTACTCTTCTTCAACTTTACGAGTGGTTTCCTATTCTTTATTTCCAGAACACCAAAAAGGGATCCAACTCCAATTTTTAGATACATACTTTGCTGCTTTGGACAAGTTCCAACATACGGATGACGAAAACTATTTGGATGCGTTTGCAAAAAGTTTAGCTCCTGATTTTTGTACGGATGAAACATTATTGATTCTAAAAAAATTCACAAACAACCATCCAAAATTACCTGCATCCGTTAAAAAAACTTTGTGGAAACAAATTGATTCGGAAAAGAGGTGTATCCAAATCAAAAATAAACACAAAGATTTAATTTTAGAATAA
- a CDS encoding peptidoglycan recognition family protein — MRENFKKRFRESRNGVYGSKSHFLRLDLSPLCQNLVIISLIFLIFTGCSSFFRRTPNFTTIQIPNLIPFSQVEGLKGDQWQKLSKQRDQKLVTAIILHNAGKRKFTDFLRLSIQNQFLFHLYVDANGTIFGDPKFLTQEWTAAPGIDTEAIHIVYEGTQETLYNNYKQKEVLEKTILYLAEELYIPKTNYDIISKKGIFTHNQAKRRFGGFVDFSPCGSELALNQILTNIGGKFYEEDDWKDRFVTGWVLKKENKDLLKDSFHPTNGRGITKAEKVIFQHLEKTEKGFTPEEYRVKYTFRGKIKPSCVVLHYTAIPDYFRSLRTLEARNLTASIMIDTNGKAYQLVDVIEDRAAAATGTNDNCIQIEIVAKDTEELLKQPEQIQKVKDLVIELTTKYKIPLSNEKLEDLNGVFSHTQAKKKWGGSIFLNAKDFDPGEEYMELILNSIGGKYFPEPEWKNRSSMDWAILYRNFQP, encoded by the coding sequence TTGAGAGAAAATTTTAAGAAACGATTTCGTGAAAGTAGGAATGGTGTATACGGCTCCAAGTCTCATTTCCTTCGATTAGATTTGAGCCCATTGTGTCAGAATCTTGTAATAATATCACTCATTTTCCTTATTTTCACAGGATGTAGTAGTTTTTTTCGAAGAACACCAAACTTCACAACCATCCAAATTCCCAATTTGATACCATTTTCCCAAGTGGAAGGGTTAAAAGGGGACCAGTGGCAAAAACTATCGAAACAAAGAGACCAAAAGTTGGTCACTGCCATCATCCTTCACAATGCAGGCAAACGTAAGTTTACTGATTTCCTTCGACTCTCCATACAAAACCAATTTCTCTTCCATCTCTATGTGGATGCAAATGGAACGATCTTCGGTGATCCCAAGTTTTTAACACAGGAATGGACGGCGGCCCCAGGGATTGATACCGAAGCGATTCATATAGTGTATGAAGGAACCCAAGAAACTCTCTACAACAACTACAAACAAAAAGAAGTTTTAGAAAAAACCATTTTATACTTGGCTGAGGAATTGTACATTCCCAAAACCAATTATGACATCATCTCTAAAAAAGGAATTTTCACACATAACCAAGCAAAACGAAGGTTTGGTGGTTTTGTAGATTTTTCGCCTTGTGGCAGTGAGCTTGCACTCAATCAAATTCTAACTAACATTGGTGGAAAATTTTATGAAGAAGACGATTGGAAAGATCGTTTTGTCACAGGTTGGGTCTTAAAGAAAGAAAACAAAGATTTATTAAAAGATTCATTTCATCCCACAAATGGTCGTGGCATCACGAAAGCAGAAAAAGTGATCTTTCAACATTTAGAAAAAACAGAAAAAGGATTCACACCGGAAGAGTATCGAGTGAAGTACACCTTCCGAGGAAAAATCAAACCAAGTTGTGTGGTCCTCCATTATACAGCGATTCCTGATTACTTTCGATCCCTTCGTACATTAGAAGCAAGAAACCTCACAGCTTCAATCATGATTGATACCAATGGTAAGGCTTACCAACTCGTAGATGTGATCGAAGACAGAGCCGCCGCCGCAACTGGAACCAATGACAATTGTATTCAAATCGAAATTGTTGCCAAAGACACTGAAGAATTGTTGAAACAACCAGAACAAATCCAAAAGGTAAAAGACCTTGTGATTGAACTCACAACCAAATACAAAATCCCTTTGTCCAATGAAAAGTTGGAAGATTTAAATGGAGTCTTTAGCCATACCCAAGCCAAAAAAAAATGGGGTGGTTCCATCTTTCTCAATGCAAAAGATTTTGATCCAGGGGAAGAATATATGGAACTCATTTTAAATTCGATTGGTGGAAAATACTTTCCAGAACCAGAATGGAAAAATCGAAGTTCTATGGACTGGGCCATTTTATACCGCAATTTTCAACCGTAA